A section of the Festucalex cinctus isolate MCC-2025b chromosome 9, RoL_Fcin_1.0, whole genome shotgun sequence genome encodes:
- the ndufs8b gene encoding NADH:ubiquinone oxidoreductase core subunit S8b isoform X2 gives MSASLGLRLLYCYSKTGTLGCTSVRPFSVGVQRSGFKYVNAVEQQTDLRSITDRAATTLLWTELFRGLGMTLSYLFREPATINYPFEKGPLSPRFRGEHALRRYPSGEERCIACKLCEAICPAQAITIEAETRADGSRRTTRYDIDMTKCIYCGFCQEACPVDAIVEGPNFEFSTETHEELLYNKEKLLNNGDKWEAEIAANIQADYLYR, from the exons ATGTCTGCTTCACTGGGGCTACGCCTTCTCTACTGCTACTCCAAGACAG GCACGTTGGGATGCACTAGTGTACGTCCCTTCAGCGTCGGTGTACAGCGTAGTGGCTTCA AGTACGTTAATGCTGTGGAGCAGCAGACAGATCTCAGGTCCATCACTGACCGTGCTGCAACGACTCTCCTATGGACAGAACTCTTCAGAG GATTGGGAATGACCCTGAGTTACCTTTTCCGTGAACCAGCAACCATCAACTACCCCTTTGAGAAGGGTCCCCTCTCACCTCGCTTCCGTGGGGAGCACGCGCTCCGTCGCTACCCAAGCGGGGAGGAGCGCTGCATCGCTTGCAAGCTCTGTGAGGCCATCTGCCCCGCTCAG GCCATCACCATTGAGGCCGAGACTCGAGCTGACGGCAGCAGGAGGACCACGCGCTATGACATTGATATGACCAAGTGCATCTACTGTGGGTTCTGCCAGGAAGCCTGCCCTGTGGATGCCATTGTTGAG GGTCCGAACTTTGAGTTTTCAACAGAAACACATGAGGAGCTGCTGTACAACAAAGAGAAACTGCTCAACAATGGAGACAAATGGGAGGCTGAGATTGCAGCCAACATCCAAGCAGACTACCTGTACAGGTAG
- the ndufs8b gene encoding NADH:ubiquinone oxidoreductase core subunit S8b isoform X1: protein MSSLRAGLLNSQMSASLGLRLLYCYSKTGTLGCTSVRPFSVGVQRSGFKYVNAVEQQTDLRSITDRAATTLLWTELFRGLGMTLSYLFREPATINYPFEKGPLSPRFRGEHALRRYPSGEERCIACKLCEAICPAQAITIEAETRADGSRRTTRYDIDMTKCIYCGFCQEACPVDAIVEGPNFEFSTETHEELLYNKEKLLNNGDKWEAEIAANIQADYLYR from the exons ATGAGCTCACTGCGTGCAGGATTACTTAACTCGCAA ATGTCTGCTTCACTGGGGCTACGCCTTCTCTACTGCTACTCCAAGACAG GCACGTTGGGATGCACTAGTGTACGTCCCTTCAGCGTCGGTGTACAGCGTAGTGGCTTCA AGTACGTTAATGCTGTGGAGCAGCAGACAGATCTCAGGTCCATCACTGACCGTGCTGCAACGACTCTCCTATGGACAGAACTCTTCAGAG GATTGGGAATGACCCTGAGTTACCTTTTCCGTGAACCAGCAACCATCAACTACCCCTTTGAGAAGGGTCCCCTCTCACCTCGCTTCCGTGGGGAGCACGCGCTCCGTCGCTACCCAAGCGGGGAGGAGCGCTGCATCGCTTGCAAGCTCTGTGAGGCCATCTGCCCCGCTCAG GCCATCACCATTGAGGCCGAGACTCGAGCTGACGGCAGCAGGAGGACCACGCGCTATGACATTGATATGACCAAGTGCATCTACTGTGGGTTCTGCCAGGAAGCCTGCCCTGTGGATGCCATTGTTGAG GGTCCGAACTTTGAGTTTTCAACAGAAACACATGAGGAGCTGCTGTACAACAAAGAGAAACTGCTCAACAATGGAGACAAATGGGAGGCTGAGATTGCAGCCAACATCCAAGCAGACTACCTGTACAGGTAG
- the rad9a gene encoding cell cycle checkpoint control protein RAD9A, which produces MDCVVTGGNVKVLAKAIHSLSRIGDELYVEPQEDGLALRSVNSSRSAYGCFLFAPLFFSRYIVPNGHVFRCRMSVKSVQSVFKSLTSLEKTVEKCHIHLDRQKDRLTFTLHCKYGLLKTHNLSFQDSESLQAVFDKNSCKNVFQAIPRLLVETVAHFPPSLEEVTLSVSDERMWFRNHVEEELAQSKAMLTELCLASDEFDHFAVQAHISITFCLKELRGMLFFADNTGFPISMYFDEPGSPLVLSVSDSVLEGNFVLATLSDNSRNDTRSHSSSGHTSTAPPPDDFMNDDMDSYLIAMDTTIAPGPSTADCTSSKRLAVANRRTRLHNEEEEKEETAVEDGPPNKKFCSLLFGSVLPLSSQMSTQPVSNQEVLASDSEDDTQID; this is translated from the exons ATGGACTGCGTTGTGACGGGTGGAAACGTGAAAG TGTTGGCCAAAGCTATCCACTCCTTGTCCAGAATCGGCGATGAGCTCTACGTCGAGCCTCAGGAAGATGGG CTTGCCCTGCGGTCTGTGAACTCCTCTCGGTCGGCTTATGGTTGTTTCCTGTTTGCGCCTCTCTTCTTCAGCAG GTACATTGTCCCCAATGGGCATGTCTTCCGCTGCAGGATGTCAGTTAAG AGTGTGCAGTCAGTGTTCAAATCCCTGACATCTCTGGAGAAGACGGTGGAAAAGTGTCACATCCATCTGGACAGGCAAAAGGATCGCCTCACCTTCACGCTGCATTGCAAATACG GCCTCTTGAAGACTCACAACCTGTCTTTCCAGGACAGTGAGAGCTTACAGGCAGTGTTTGACAAGAACAGCtgcaaaaatgtatttcaagCCATTCCaag GTTGCTGGTGGAAACGGTTGCACATTTCCCGCCATCTCTAGAAGAAGTGACTCTTTCAGTCAGCGATGAACGAATGTGGTTCAGGAATCATGTGGAGGAGGAATTAG CACAGTCCAAGGCCATGCTGACTGAACTGTGTCTGGCCTCGGATGAGTTTGACCATTTTGCTGTCCAAGCTCACATCAGCATTACCTTCTGCCTAAAGGAGCTACGG GGTATGCTATTTTTTGCTGACAATACCGGTTTCCCTATTTCTATGTACTTTGATGAGCCGGGCAG CCCTCTTGTGCTCTCTGTATCAGACAGCGTCCTGGAAGGCAACTTTGTGCTGGCCACACTTTCGGATAATAGCAGAAATGACACAAGAAG CCACTCCTCCAGTGGGCACACGTCCACAGCGCCCCCTCCCGATGACTTCATGAACGACGACATGGACTCCTACCTCATCGCCATGGATACCACTATTGCGCCGGGACCATCAACAGCGGATTGCACGAGTTCAAAGCGGCTGGCGGTAGCTAATCGCAGGACAAGGCTGCACAATGAAGAAGAGGAGAAAGAGGAAACAGCAGTAGAAGATGGGCCACCAAATAAGAAG TTCTGTTCCTTGCTGTTTGGATCGGTGCTTCCTCTGTCGTCTCAGATGAGCACTCAGCCGGTGAGCAACCAGGAAGTGCTCGCCAGTGACAGTGAGGACGACACGCAAAtagactga
- the LOC144025584 gene encoding uncharacterized protein LOC144025584 yields the protein MSELSNPPDSQALLQSMLERLKLQPGRERHAHAHSDEPLPPVSTWEADGVESIPNHKKEQDGLTNGYVFGVPAKGFGVSLVDSTFSPKEGERPQSGHGYEYRGHFSFSPQRDNNHMGVNMVSENVTLPHISNASTGQHSATALPSVERADTGVQRDNISGNKDRFKHNINDWSWGSTDFTVDNQRNKSSHAENGGFGDLSKWRDMQMVPHKDSMIKRKQRSSENKARRWTQKLKERWMERPGKKGKDESKGDGTNMSSAQSHLIETLHQDAESTLPSPGSGENATAQSEDDTTDAFIRSSDDFQFGFSSVSLLEEIVSGQEWATFLNTTSSESSTNQKTPEKTLSSPGIAPKPNDNGQSAFDTDQSGGWNRQWSFRGSESLPVSKIPVAANFPEAHTQNSTAPSEADQSEPMEQGQSQPQERTKQSGIVQPKTSYVERADILDDSPPTSRVNRKRQHQSAETSQMGWRREGQEVQEEKLPNSHEMDDAEENKTNGSSVPVVPSHSPCGPAPRGVLRHSQSQNSDSSWESKRRRVEPNRRVHFAEAVQEIPPLEVDLDTWDSEEEYGTELSFGSEEEDDEHRAAEEEKEVPARRLVLPAWMRALKKKNTGRKHR from the exons ATGTCTGAGTTGAGCAATCCACCTGACAGTCAGGCGTTACTGCAGTCCATGTTGGAGAGACTGAAACTCCAGCCTGGAAGAGAGaggcatgcacacgcacattcAGATGAACCGCTCCCACCTGTCTCCACATGGGAGGCAGATGGAGTAGAATCAATCCCAAACCACAAGAAAGAACAAGATGGACTTACAAATGGTTATGTATTTGGTGTTCCTGCAAAAGGATTTGGGGTATCTCTTGTGGATAGTACTTTTAGCCCCAAAGAGGGAGAGAGACCTCAGTCGGGTCATGGCTATGAATATAGAGGTCACTTTTCCTTCTCACCCCAGAGAGACAACAATCACATGGGTGTTAACATGGTGTCGGAGAATGTCACGTTGCCTCACATCTCCAATGCTTCAACAGGGCAACACTCAGCAACAGCTCTTCCTTCCGTAGAGAGGGCTGATACTGGGGTCCAACGTGACAACATATCTGGAAATAAAGACCGGTTTAAACACAATATCAATGACTGGTCATGGGGAAGCACTGATTTTACTGTGGACAATCAACGGAATAAATCCTCCCATGCTGAAAATGGAGGATTTGGAGATTTGTCTAAATGGAGAGACATGCAAATGGTCCCTCACAAAGACAGCATGATCAAGAGAAAGCAACGATCGTCTGAAAACAAAGCACGGAGATGGACTCAAAAACTCAAGGAGAGATGGATGGAAAGGCCTGGCAAGAAAGGAAAAGATGAGTCCAAGGGAGATGGGACGAACATG AGTTCAGCGCAAAGTCATCTTATCGAGACATTACATCAAGACGCAGAAAGTACCCTCCCATCCCCAGGCAGCGGTGAAAATGCTACTGCGCAATCAGAGGACGACACGACTGACGCATTTATCAG ATCAAGCGATGACTTTCAGTTTGGCTTCAGCTCAGTCAGCTTGCTGGAGGAGATTGTCTCAGGCCAAGAGTGGGCCACGTTCCTGAACACTACCTCCTCAGAATCCTCAACCAACCAGAAAACACCCGAGAAGACACTAAGCAGCCCGGGCATCGCACCTAAACCAAATGATAATGGTCAATCCGCTTTTGATACTGACCAGTCAGGAGGTTGGAACAGGCAGTGGAGCTTTAGGGGTAGCGAGTCATTGCCAGTTTCTAAAATTCCTGTCGCTGCCAACTTTCCGGAAGCGCATACACAAAACAGCACAGCACCCAGTGAGGCTGATCAGTCAGAGCCAATGGAACAAGGTCAAAGTCAACCACAAGAGCGTACAAAGCAGAGTGGAATCGTGCAACCAAAGACTTCCTATGTAGAG CGTGCAGACATTCTGGATGACTCACCCCCGACCAGCAGAGTCAACAGGAAGCGACAACATCAGTCAGCGGAGACATCTCAAATGGGATGGAGACGAGAGGGACAAGAAGTTCAAGAAG AAAAGTTGCCAAACAGCCATGAAATGGACGACGCAGAGGAGAATAAAACGAATGGGTCTTCCGTACCTGTTGTCCCCTCCCATTCTCCTTGTGGTCCTGCACCCCGGGGTGTCCTCAGGCACTCCCAATCCCAGAATTCAGATTCATCATGGGAGAGCAAAAGG AGACGAGTGGAGCCCAACCGGCGGGTtcattttgcagaggcagttCAGGAGATACCGCCGCTTGAAGTGGATCTGGATACTTGGGACTCAGAAGAGGAATATGGGACAGAACTGAGCTTTGGATCCGAGGAAGAGGACGACGAGCACCGGGCAGCTGAGGAAGAGAAGGAAGTGCCGGCACGCCGACTTGTTCTTCCTGCCTGGATGCGGGCCCTGAAGAAAAAGAACACTGGCAGGAAGCACCGATAG
- the tbc1d10c gene encoding uncharacterized protein tbc1d10c isoform X2 codes for MLRTSSGAGPKMSSDEDSSGSDVGSEVSPELQTDRFGFILSNGSETRIVGPHPQLVRQREAKWINIMDQWQSILLKKTNTVKVQCQKGIPTSLRAKCWPLLCGATSRMNHNKQLFQSLDSQAALQKWVDIIDRDLDRQFPFHEMFLSKDGHGQQGLFRVLKAYTQYQPEEGYCQAQGPVAAVLLMNMPAEEAFWCLVQISEHYLPGYYSPLLEGVLFDATVLTWVLKKTCPSAYKHLQRHQVEPLMFATDWLMCLFTRHLPFNALLRVWDLFFCNGVKVLLQVAAVLVRRALGRAEQRKQCQGQMETLQRLRDVKCEVQQEDDAFIAEVCAVPLSSSDLEKHTEKELAKWRKDRPSSTFDPRGRCHGYRVAWERAQLNQAELDRKERETGNLSVPLTRSASCLSLSPSLLHKRWRRGGNVSVHKGGAGVSRHRSMGAKDWRSCNELNVQVTMEDNDLKTQKYDSEKKQTAMREMNQRRVGQNIPLAVEDASHQDPEEEFLNDHIDIKCEDSIDEARSQVGVTLNKNTTKSEVKSVAKSDTVDEIATSDLRTSPELDQKSIEAVTRQLNVSTVTDRNLSHGGASGEKYHKTKSLTASLQCMHQVGRTRDACSISCQTESINTTAQKPAHQEIIPCLKQTSVNGTPHFSGNVCIRKSSSSRGSNLTRHLSEDLFTDPSQSVTKSDPPKQTAHQTEYPEPAKHFSLFRRQPKKYPEKETAKIQVPTILIQDFSDEMGKVVEEEEARSREKRSWWRREQERREKKEQKMKKKREKEVNEKEKERRKPETRGKSFQLQRETIKCSPTYAEAYF; via the exons ATGCTGAGGACATCGAGTGGTGCAGGTCCAAAGATGTCCAGTGACGAGGACAGTTCCGGATCTGATGTGGGGTCAGAGGTCAGTCCTGAACTTCAGACAGACCGCTTTGGCTTCATATTGTCGAATGGATCTGAGACTCG GATTGTGGGCCCACATCCTCAACTAGTCAGGCAAAGGGAAGCCAAGTGGATCAACATCATGGACCAGTGGCAAAGCATCTTGTTAAAGAAGACTAACACG GTCAAAGTGCAGTGTCAAAAAGGCATCCCGACTTCGCTCCGAGCCAAGTGTTGGCCTCTGCTGTGTGGCGCCACCAGCAGGATGAACCACAACAAACAACTTTTCCAG TCTCTGGACTCACAGGCCGCTCTGCAGAAGTGGGTGGACATTATCGACAGGGATTTGGACCGACAATTTCCTTTCCACGAGATGTTCCTCTCCAAGGACGGACATGG GCAGCAAGGTTTGTTCCGAGTGCTAAAAGCATACACTCAGTACCAGCCAGAGGAAGGCTACTGCCAGGCGCAAGGGCCAGTGGCTGCCGTTCTCCTGATGAATATGCCTGCGGAG GAGGCCTTTTGGTGTTTGGTCCAGATTAGTGAACATTACCTACCTGGCTACTACAGTCCTCTATTG GAGGGAGTCTTGTTCGATGCAACCGTGCTGACCTGGGTTTTGAAAAAGACGTGTCCGTCGGCGTACAAACACCTGCAGCGCCACCAAGTGGAGCCCCTCATGTTTGCCACAGATTGGCTGATGTGTTTGTTCACGCGTCACCTGCCCTTCAACGCTCTCCTCCGAGTATGGGACCTGTTTTTCTGCAATG GGGTGAAAGTGCTGCTGCAGGTGGCGGCGGTGCTGGTGCGTCGCGCGTTGGGTCGGGCCGAGCAGAGGAAGCAGTGCCAGGGCCAGATGGAGACTCTGCAGAGGCTGAGGGACGTCAAGTGTGAGGTCCAACAAGAGGATGACGCATTCATAGCAGAG GTGTGTGCTGTGCCACTTTCCTCCAGTGATCTTGAGAAACACACAGAGAAGGAGCTGGCAAAATGGAGAAAAGACAGACCTTCGTCCACCTTTGACCCCCGAGGTCGCTGCCATGGATACCGTGTGGCGTGGGAGAGGGCTCAACTCAACCAGGCGGAGCTGGacaggaaagagagagagacgggAAACCTGTCTGTGCCTCTTACCCGCTCGGCCTCCTGCCTGTCCCTGTCGCCTTCGCTACTTCACAAGAGGTGGAGGAGAGGGGGGAACGTCAGCGTACATAAGGGCGGGGCTGGAGTTTCCAGGCATCGCTCAATGGGAGCAAAGGATTGGAGAAGCTGCAATGAGCTGAATGTGCAGGTGACAATGGAGGATAACGATTTGAAAACACAGAAATACGACTCTGAAAAGAAGCAGACTGCGATGAGAGAAATGAACCAACGTAGAGTTGGTCAAAATATTCCTTTGGCGGTTGAAGACGCCTCTCACCAGGACCCGGAAGAGGagtttttaaatgaccacatAGACATCAAGTGTGAAGACTCTATAGATGAGGCAAGAAGTCAAGTGGGGGTAACTTTAAACAAGAATACCACAAAATCAGAAGTGAAAAGTGTGGCTAAGTCAGACACAGTTGATGAAATTGCAACGTCTGATCTCCGAACAAGTCCAGAATTGGATCAGAAGTCTATTGAAGCCGTCACAAGGCAACTTAATGTCTCCACGGTGACTGACAGGAACTTGTCACATGGAGGAGCTTCTGGAGAAAAATACCACAAGACTAAATCATTAACAGCTTCGCTTCAATGCATGCATCAGGTAGGAAGAACGAGGGACGCGTGTTCTATTTCTTGCCAGACAGAAAGCATCAACACAACTGCACAAAAACCGGCACATCAGGAAATAATTCCCTGTCTGAAGCAAACCTCCGTGAACGGGACCCCCCACTTTTCTGGTAACGTTTGCATCCGTAAGTCCTCCAGCTCCCGTGGCTCAAATTTAACACGTCACCTGTCGGAAGATCTCTTCACCGACCCCAGTCAAAGCGTTACAAAATCCGATCCTCCAAAGCAGACTGCCCATCAGACAGAGTATCCCGAGCCTGCTAAACATTTCAGTCTTTTCCGCAGGCAGCCCAAAAAGTACCCCGAGAAGGAGACAGCCAAAATCCAAGTCCCCACCATCTTGATCCAGGATTTTAGTGATGAGATGGGAAAAGTGgttgaggaggaggaagcgaGATCCAGGGAGAAGAGGAGTTGGTGGCGGCGGGAGCAAGAACGAAGGGAGAAAAAGGAGcaaaagatgaagaagaagagagagaaagaggtaAATGAGAAGGAAAAAGAGAGGAGGAAACCAGAAACGAGAGGAAAAAGTTTTCAGCTGCAAAGAGAGACAATAAAATGTTCCCCTACTTATGCTGAAGCTTACTTTTAA
- the tbc1d10c gene encoding uncharacterized protein tbc1d10c isoform X1 encodes MKQDGHARRTSSGAGPKMSSDEDSSGSDVGSEVSPELQTDRFGFILSNGSETRIVGPHPQLVRQREAKWINIMDQWQSILLKKTNTVKVQCQKGIPTSLRAKCWPLLCGATSRMNHNKQLFQSLDSQAALQKWVDIIDRDLDRQFPFHEMFLSKDGHGQQGLFRVLKAYTQYQPEEGYCQAQGPVAAVLLMNMPAEEAFWCLVQISEHYLPGYYSPLLEGVLFDATVLTWVLKKTCPSAYKHLQRHQVEPLMFATDWLMCLFTRHLPFNALLRVWDLFFCNGVKVLLQVAAVLVRRALGRAEQRKQCQGQMETLQRLRDVKCEVQQEDDAFIAEVCAVPLSSSDLEKHTEKELAKWRKDRPSSTFDPRGRCHGYRVAWERAQLNQAELDRKERETGNLSVPLTRSASCLSLSPSLLHKRWRRGGNVSVHKGGAGVSRHRSMGAKDWRSCNELNVQVTMEDNDLKTQKYDSEKKQTAMREMNQRRVGQNIPLAVEDASHQDPEEEFLNDHIDIKCEDSIDEARSQVGVTLNKNTTKSEVKSVAKSDTVDEIATSDLRTSPELDQKSIEAVTRQLNVSTVTDRNLSHGGASGEKYHKTKSLTASLQCMHQVGRTRDACSISCQTESINTTAQKPAHQEIIPCLKQTSVNGTPHFSGNVCIRKSSSSRGSNLTRHLSEDLFTDPSQSVTKSDPPKQTAHQTEYPEPAKHFSLFRRQPKKYPEKETAKIQVPTILIQDFSDEMGKVVEEEEARSREKRSWWRREQERREKKEQKMKKKREKEVNEKEKERRKPETRGKSFQLQRETIKCSPTYAEAYF; translated from the exons ATGAAACAGGACGGACATGCGAGAAG GACATCGAGTGGTGCAGGTCCAAAGATGTCCAGTGACGAGGACAGTTCCGGATCTGATGTGGGGTCAGAGGTCAGTCCTGAACTTCAGACAGACCGCTTTGGCTTCATATTGTCGAATGGATCTGAGACTCG GATTGTGGGCCCACATCCTCAACTAGTCAGGCAAAGGGAAGCCAAGTGGATCAACATCATGGACCAGTGGCAAAGCATCTTGTTAAAGAAGACTAACACG GTCAAAGTGCAGTGTCAAAAAGGCATCCCGACTTCGCTCCGAGCCAAGTGTTGGCCTCTGCTGTGTGGCGCCACCAGCAGGATGAACCACAACAAACAACTTTTCCAG TCTCTGGACTCACAGGCCGCTCTGCAGAAGTGGGTGGACATTATCGACAGGGATTTGGACCGACAATTTCCTTTCCACGAGATGTTCCTCTCCAAGGACGGACATGG GCAGCAAGGTTTGTTCCGAGTGCTAAAAGCATACACTCAGTACCAGCCAGAGGAAGGCTACTGCCAGGCGCAAGGGCCAGTGGCTGCCGTTCTCCTGATGAATATGCCTGCGGAG GAGGCCTTTTGGTGTTTGGTCCAGATTAGTGAACATTACCTACCTGGCTACTACAGTCCTCTATTG GAGGGAGTCTTGTTCGATGCAACCGTGCTGACCTGGGTTTTGAAAAAGACGTGTCCGTCGGCGTACAAACACCTGCAGCGCCACCAAGTGGAGCCCCTCATGTTTGCCACAGATTGGCTGATGTGTTTGTTCACGCGTCACCTGCCCTTCAACGCTCTCCTCCGAGTATGGGACCTGTTTTTCTGCAATG GGGTGAAAGTGCTGCTGCAGGTGGCGGCGGTGCTGGTGCGTCGCGCGTTGGGTCGGGCCGAGCAGAGGAAGCAGTGCCAGGGCCAGATGGAGACTCTGCAGAGGCTGAGGGACGTCAAGTGTGAGGTCCAACAAGAGGATGACGCATTCATAGCAGAG GTGTGTGCTGTGCCACTTTCCTCCAGTGATCTTGAGAAACACACAGAGAAGGAGCTGGCAAAATGGAGAAAAGACAGACCTTCGTCCACCTTTGACCCCCGAGGTCGCTGCCATGGATACCGTGTGGCGTGGGAGAGGGCTCAACTCAACCAGGCGGAGCTGGacaggaaagagagagagacgggAAACCTGTCTGTGCCTCTTACCCGCTCGGCCTCCTGCCTGTCCCTGTCGCCTTCGCTACTTCACAAGAGGTGGAGGAGAGGGGGGAACGTCAGCGTACATAAGGGCGGGGCTGGAGTTTCCAGGCATCGCTCAATGGGAGCAAAGGATTGGAGAAGCTGCAATGAGCTGAATGTGCAGGTGACAATGGAGGATAACGATTTGAAAACACAGAAATACGACTCTGAAAAGAAGCAGACTGCGATGAGAGAAATGAACCAACGTAGAGTTGGTCAAAATATTCCTTTGGCGGTTGAAGACGCCTCTCACCAGGACCCGGAAGAGGagtttttaaatgaccacatAGACATCAAGTGTGAAGACTCTATAGATGAGGCAAGAAGTCAAGTGGGGGTAACTTTAAACAAGAATACCACAAAATCAGAAGTGAAAAGTGTGGCTAAGTCAGACACAGTTGATGAAATTGCAACGTCTGATCTCCGAACAAGTCCAGAATTGGATCAGAAGTCTATTGAAGCCGTCACAAGGCAACTTAATGTCTCCACGGTGACTGACAGGAACTTGTCACATGGAGGAGCTTCTGGAGAAAAATACCACAAGACTAAATCATTAACAGCTTCGCTTCAATGCATGCATCAGGTAGGAAGAACGAGGGACGCGTGTTCTATTTCTTGCCAGACAGAAAGCATCAACACAACTGCACAAAAACCGGCACATCAGGAAATAATTCCCTGTCTGAAGCAAACCTCCGTGAACGGGACCCCCCACTTTTCTGGTAACGTTTGCATCCGTAAGTCCTCCAGCTCCCGTGGCTCAAATTTAACACGTCACCTGTCGGAAGATCTCTTCACCGACCCCAGTCAAAGCGTTACAAAATCCGATCCTCCAAAGCAGACTGCCCATCAGACAGAGTATCCCGAGCCTGCTAAACATTTCAGTCTTTTCCGCAGGCAGCCCAAAAAGTACCCCGAGAAGGAGACAGCCAAAATCCAAGTCCCCACCATCTTGATCCAGGATTTTAGTGATGAGATGGGAAAAGTGgttgaggaggaggaagcgaGATCCAGGGAGAAGAGGAGTTGGTGGCGGCGGGAGCAAGAACGAAGGGAGAAAAAGGAGcaaaagatgaagaagaagagagagaaagaggtaAATGAGAAGGAAAAAGAGAGGAGGAAACCAGAAACGAGAGGAAAAAGTTTTCAGCTGCAAAGAGAGACAATAAAATGTTCCCCTACTTATGCTGAAGCTTACTTTTAA